A stretch of DNA from Oryza brachyantha chromosome 9, ObraRS2, whole genome shotgun sequence:
taaaatataattcattGCAATATTTAGTTCTATACAACACAATAAGTAGGCTCAACAGcaaatataatcttttatgAATCAAACTAACATATATGCAGCATGAATAAGTTGAATTAGCCTAGTagaatgtactccctccatcccaaaatatagctatctTTTTAGCTATAATTTGGGATGGCGGGAGTACATAGAATACACACATCTTGACAATTACCTGGCAAATGCACTTGCAAAGTGCTTGCACTCAGCTCTCATTGGGCATGCATTGCAATTTGGCTTATTTTTTGTACAAAATACCTAGAAGGAAAGTAAAGCAGATAGTCCATCAGCACAAAGTAATTGAGTTGCATTcactttattaaatttatctcATACCTTTCCAAAAGTTATCATTTGATAGTGAAGCTCATACCTACACATTATCAAGAGCCTGTTATACACTCCCATAttgacattattttttaaactgtgTTTCTAAAACTCACAATGTTCGCTGATCAAGCTTGCATAACCTAGGCCAGAGGTATTTCTGTATGTTCTCCAGCATTGGATACCTTCAATAGCAGATTATCATTCATCAAACTCCTATCGTTGTCCAGTATTACTCAAGCCAACCAGTAGATTGAAGATACTTACATCTCCAACAGGTGCAACTGAAGAGACTCAGGTAGGGGTTGAAGCGGCACCCATCCAAGCCTCACACATATTCTACCAACATTTGTGTCCACCTATAACATCAACAGATACAGATAAAATCTCTACTTCTCCAGAATTAAAGAATGAAGATCCTTAAAAGTAATTGTGAAAGGGAACATACAGGAAAAGCCATGTGATGTAGTGTCAAGAGACGCACACACTCGACACTTTTAAGTCCAAGTCCTCTAATGCTTAAGAGATAGTCCCTGGAAGAAACACAAATAGGATGTATTTACATGTCAAAAGCAGGTACAAAATGTGTAGGACTACATTGGTAAACACTCTAACATGACTGCTTGGTAGTGCTGACTGTGGTGTTTTGGGGCTGTAGCCACTGCATTGCTGCTGGCTGCTACAGTGCAGGTGCGACTACAGCCAGCATGCCCCAACATAAATATGAACAGTTCGATCAGAGAAGGATGGACTAGATTCATGGTCTCATGGAAACTCGACATTGCATGGGTCATGGGTGAATAACTGAATAACTATTTTTCAATGACGAATCAATTGAAGGCTCCAGCCTTCTCAAGTAACTGGAATGGTCACACAAGGCTCATCCTGATCTCTGACCATCAAGTCCTGGCATGACAAGCAAGTGACAAcaatccataaaaaaattagttgcGCAACTGAGCTAACTTCCAGAATCCTCTATGCGCATATGCatggcaccaccaccacacctGTATGGCGGTTTTATCTAAAAGCAAGGATGGCTTAGGTAGGATACAAACATGAGCAGGTGTGTTGATCTTTATCCTCTAGGCTGTTCTACCCATTGAAATCTTTAGCACCAGGAAGTATTCAGCACTATAATATGTTCTAGCTAATTGATTTCTTAGGCATGGAACAAAGAGCTCCTACTTTAATGCTAAGACAAATGGACAGCCTAGCAGGCTACCAGTGATAATCTTGGGCAAAAAATCATGCATGTCACAGGTGATAAGCATATACGCTGATAtgcaattgaaaaaaaaaaaccagtaAACACAGGCATGTTCCATAATTTACCCATGCACACTACATCCAGTTGTTGCTAAGCAATATGGGGACAAAATATAGAATGCTCAATTGAATTATGAATGTTTgctcaaataaatttagttagcTTACTTTGCTTTGTCTGAATCGACATAGCGCAACCACTCAAGATCGATACTCCCATGGTCTCTCACCAATCGATTTAGGAAGTCCTGTAACATGAATTGCTAAAGATGAGCATGGTTGATCGAGAACTCGGAATTccaacaaataaacaaatctaCATTGAATCACAAGAATGCACATATGGCTAGAGTTATGTCGATTTTGAATGTAAACTGTTTTATGCCATACTTTTATCCGTTCTGCCAGCATGTTATTCATTCCTCGCTCTCTAATTGTTTCTGATATTTTCTTCACATCTGATTGTCTTATTGTTTCCCAATCAATTGAGTCCTTAGCATGCTGGCCTCTTTGTTTATTACCATGACTGTGAAGAACTTCTTTCCTCAACGTATCCCAATCATATGTTCGCTTTTTACTAGCCCCAACCCTTGGCTTCTTTGCTTTTGATCCATTGATTGGAACTTCAGGGGAATTCTTCTTGGCATCTTTAGAATTATCTATCAAACTGGAAGAAACTCCCTGCAGTACTTCAGAATTTGCTTTCTGGTTTTGGCATAAGTTTGAAGAATAAAGATTACTGGTTTTTGCTGATTGAAATACAACATTATCATCCTGTTGGCTGTATCCTGATTGAGAATGTTCACCTCCATTTTGCTCTGTCACGATAGTATAATCCCCATGCAAATTTGATGTTCCGTGCTGTTTCACAAATGCAGCTTGAATATCATTCGTTGAAAGATATTTTTCACAGGAGGACTGCTCCTTAGCAAATGACAGTGTCTCTGAACACAATGGTTCACAATGGTTAGCAATTTCTGGTGAAATTACGTCATATTCTGGTGTAGCCTCAGGCGGGGAAGGAGTCTTAGTCGATCCATCTATACCATACAACAGGCTGCTTAAAGAGTCCgatctttttgtttcatttttgcaGGCAGTCCCAGGATGAGGTGAACGATAATAACTATATTTGGTTTGTGTAACATTAGAATCAAGCACTTTATTAAGGCCAGTGTATACTGATTGCTCCAAAACACTCGCATGTATTTCTGGGAGATGAACTTGGCCATTCTGGTGATACGAGACAGAGGAATGTAAAGGCTGATATTTACTGCTGGGATATTGTATCCCATTGAGCACTGAACCACTGTTTTGCATTTCAATAGTTTCATTAGACTTGTTCTTTAGCTCCTGCATTCGTAGAAGTTCTGTATATGTGGTTGAAATACTTGTTGCTTTGGGCATATTTCTGCTGCCAATCTCTTCTGCGGTAAAATTTAGCAATGTGCTCAAAAACATATGGTCAGACATGTGAAATAGATAGTCTGGCGAATTTTGAGATGAAATAGCAGAGTTTTGTGATGAAACAACATCCTCCAGTGACCCATCGTCAACTTCGATACCATTTCCTGTTCGAACGGCAGGTGGCCTTGTACCATGCAGTCCAGCTGGCAGCTTCTCATAAGTATTAGAATAAACTCCTGCTGCACAGTCCACTCCATTCCCACAAGAACTTCCAAGCAATTCCACACTACCACTTCCTTCCTTATCTTCTGTTGTGATAAGAGAGCCTGCAGTATTGCTGGCCTCTTCAACAAGGATCTCACTGTGAAGTTTGACAGAATTACCAAATAACCCAGAACAGCCACCATTTTCTGAAAATGTATGAGACATGTCATGTGCAGGTTTTTCAGAGGCTTCTGGCTTCACAGGAAATTTTGCAGCAAGAGACATAAATGCagagctgaaaaaaaaaagaaaacagtcagaaaaacaacaaaacctcATGGTGCAAGTCCAGCACAGTTTTCAAGTAGAGGCTCTAGGCATTGTTTCACCTGGAAAGATGGTCCGAAACATTCTGAGTAAGAAATACTCCCACTACAGAATCTACAACTGATCCTTTCCAAGGAGAAAAACGCCGATCTCCTGCAAACATAGAGGTAATCCTAAAAGTAAACGTGTTGATCTTCAAAGCAACAGGCAACTCTAATGAGACAATTTAAGAGAGTACAGACATGAAATaacagaattaaaaaaataggccATGTACATAGAGTGAATATTGAAGATTTGAGACCATCCCACTAAAAGGAGAGCAGCAATCATAAGATGGGACCATATCAGGTTTTGGAATTCTATCTATATACACTCAAaaactccctccatcccaaaataactgCAATCTTAGAGTTCAAATgttgtcctaaaataactgCAATCCTAGAGTACTACTTTTCCCTCCAACCATCCCTCATTCAAATTTGTTATTATCTTACCCACAACCGCCTTCCCACTCCCAACCAACCCTCATTAAATGAAGGGTATCTATGTAATTTGCTACTACCACTAATTTTGGATTAGAGTTATAGGACGGTAAGTTATTTTGTgacagatggagtatatattataatatgaatgaGGGGAATCCATGTAATTTGCTATTGCTGCTAATTCGGCATCAGGGTTCTAGGATGGCAGTTATTTCATGacaaagggagtatatattataatatgcaGAAGATCATGTTAGGAAAATAATTTCGAAACTGTAGGAATACCTTGAACCAGATGCATTCGAGCTATAAATGAATCAACACGCCCTtggaatatttttctttcttcatctAGCCATTTCTCTTTATCCTTATCCATCCCTTCAGCACTATCGGTCATATCTGGTCCCATTAGTAATTTCCACATTAAAGCAGTTACAGGGTCAAGATCCACTTTGGCTCGAGAACgttttcttttcacttttcCCTCAAAAGGAATAATAGGACCAAATTCTCCATTATAAGGGACAAGAGCACCATGTGCTTCAGTTATCCCAGGGTCTTCTGATTTGTTTATGTCTAAGACCTTTATCTTTTGAATAATACGATCTAAAGAATTCAGTAAGGGCACTATAGCTTCAGAAATGCTTTCTCCAACACTATCTGAATTAACTGCTCTTCCAACAGAACCCTCCCCTGCATAAGGACCATAAGAACAAGTGTCCTCGTTTTGCAATGGATTAGTATGGTTACCTTTTGATGCAAGCTCTCCGCCAACAACCTTTTCCTTCCTTGGACGACCTCTAGGTTTTGGCTTCTCGCCAGATTTTAACTCTTTCCTGGGGCGTCCTACTTTTCTCTTCTCGGGGAGTTTAGCTGTAAAGGTTTCTTCAGAAACCTCTACTTGATGGTTACCAGTTCTTGGAACATCATTGCCAGAGGATGTTCCAATAGGATTGACAGGGGGGCTAATAGTCTCCCTAGAATTCTCCAGTTCACAACTTAAAGTTTTCAGAGTGTCCTTACAAGTTGATGTGTGTGTTGGAGCTATAGGGGTTCTTAAATGCTCCCCCCTGGTGCTTCTGCCAAGCACATCAGGAGGGGTAACACAGAAACTGCTCTGAGTAACAGCTTGAGGTGAAGTTGTATGCTCATGCAATTCACGAGACAAGTTTGTCCCTTTAGATATGTCATGTTTCAAAGACTGAAGTTGGCAACTTCCAGTTTGCGGTATATGTTTTTCTCTTTGTAGGTTATTTGGCATACTAGGCAATTGTGTGAATTCTTCTGCTATGAGCCTGAACTGTTTGTCAGGTACTTCAATAGAATCCCTGCATGCTGAGCCACAAAGAGTAGGTCTGCAACATTGTTGGATCATTTCTGGTCTGTTAACCATATCGTTTACAGATGATCTAAAACTGATCATTCTTTGGGAAGCTCGTGATTTCTCATGGGCTATCAATCTTTGTGCCTCAGCAAGGGTAAAAactttagagttgatttcTGAAACCACATTTGCATTCTCATTGTTTAACAAATGTGTAGATGAGGTAGACAAATGTCCCACAACTCCAGTTGGACAATTGTTAAGATAATCTGTTCTCATTCTTTTGTGAGGTTctgaaaaatatgttaactGAGAGCTCACAGTATTGGCAGCATCTACATATGCCCATCCACTATTCTGTTGGTTCAGGTTCACACCTAATGATATCCGAGAACCACTGGAAGCATAGCATTCTCTTCTGGTATCCATTGCATGTATATGCATGGAGTCACCAATATTACGCTGCCCAATTGCAGCTCCGGTTTGACTGATACCATTTAGCTTTAAATAATCATTTGTGGAGGCAAATTCATTCAAATTTCCTGTCACTGAATGCCCTTCAATATGCTTTGGAGGTAGGATGGAATTTTGCGCCAACCTGTAACCATGGGGCATTTGGCCATTTATAAATGCTTCTGTTGCATGAGGAATATGATCCAAATGTCCCTTGAATGCAGGGCTTTCTATACAAGGACTAGGTGTAATTGTAGTTTCTGGTATCCTCTGACAATTAAGCATCTGGTTGGCCATTTGTGTTTCCCTTACAGAAGCTTGTGAGGATGAAAGCAAGTATTGAGCAAAATCGGTAGGCATACTCGGCATTAGATTAATTGAACTGTTGAGATCAGGTACATTTCTATCTGACATACCAGCATAGATTTCTAGCAAAGAATTTGTTCCTGATGTCTCTCTTATCCCGGAATGAGAAAGAAGTGCCGGACTGTCCACAAATTTAGCATGATTTTGTAACTGACTCGTAGAATTATTGAGGTCAAGCAATACTCCATTTGGCATGTTAACAGAAGGAAACAATTGTGTGTTAACCATCTGACTAGCTGAAGTGTGAATTGAGCTGGTGCTAGAAACCACATGGCAAGCCAAGTGGGTTTGTGAATCTCTTTGGCTGGTAGAAGGTATTGATTGAGATAGTTCTGCCACCAGAACTTGAGATCCAGACTGTGCACTCTCTTGCAGTACTTCCGCACCAAAATCCAAGCTTCGTCTAACTGGTTTCAGCTCAGATCTGCAGTGTGAGCTGCTAGTCTCTTCTAGAGGAGGTTGTCCTGCAGATGATGTCTTCTTACGGACATACTTTCTCTTTCCAGACGGTTTTTCTACCTTCTCATTTGAAGGTATTGGAGTTGCAGATTTAGGTGTCTTCGATGGTTTATTGTCTTTTAACACTTTTGGCCTGTGCTTTTTCCTCTTGGGTTTCCGTGCTGGCGTCTTGTTCAAGTCAATACATTCAGTTGGTTCAGCACTATTTCCAATGACTTCAGTTAGCCCAGCAGCATTGTTCATGCCTTCAACAAGCTCAGTGCCATCATGAGTGACAAACAAATTAGCAGATTCTTTCACTGACGGTACAACAGCAGAGGTTCTAGTCTGCGTCTCTATAGAAGTATCCAACTGTGGTGGCATTGAAATACTCGAGAAATATAGATCGGCAGTGATCTGAGATTGAGGCAGCCATTGTCCAAAATCCTGCATATTTCCTTCCACTACTCCATCTCAAGTTTACACCTTGGTATTGTCTATGCAATTTCAACTCAGGAGCAGCACGGTTGGATCACACAGGACTCCTGTGTGGCCTCCCAGCATCCACCTACAGAATTGATGACCCAAATTATGAAGAACGTGTCAAGACAAATACAAACTACCAAGCACCAAAAAATTGTGTTTAGCCAAAATATACCAAACAATGAATGAGACAAGTGTCACCAGCCAttatcaaaacaaaagaaaaaaaaaaggatgcaTCTGCAATTTCATGTTTTTCTCGGTCAGGTCCTTTACACATAAATCTCACCGGACGGACCTCTCTCAATATTACGAATAGCGCCCTTGTCCTTATGCGCAAAAGAAATATACTTAAAGGTGCATtggtgcaaaaaaataaaaatgggaCCCCATGTGCACCCACAACTTCCCTCCCAAGTACACTGTCAACTTTTATATCCAACTAAGCAATAATTTCCTGAAACCATATAAACAAGACGAACAGCCCCGATGGATATCATATCCCCTTTCTACCCtcttttagataaaataacCATAATCATAatgggtgtgtttggttgccttTATAATCACAGCCTGGTCCGTATACTCTAGCCTGGCTGCTCCGAGCCTAGATACAGTCATGCAATTGGTTGTGTTTGGTTGTCTGTATGAGTTTGTCCTGGATGACTTAAGAtcatgtttggttggttgtatCCCTGGATGCTGTATGCAGAAGatggtgtttggttggatgattTGATGAAAGTTCAGTTATGAGGACTGTACCTAAACACTTGGTGCATATTcttaatatgataaaatagatGCATGCACAAATAAAAAGATGCATGCACAATAATAGCTCAAGGGAAAAAACAGCTTGAGGCTACTGCAAACTTCAAATAGTTCTTGAGGCAACTGTACATACTGCAATGATCACTGTGTTCTTGATTTCATCTTTTCTCCATGTGCAGCTCATTTGGGAGTAACGAGACACATCTTTCACTTTAATAGTAAATTTTCTCTCATACTGTAAGAAATGATTTCGATGCTTTATTCTGGACTGCAATATTTTACATTCATAATTTTCAGGGACGGCAGAGCACGATTGTAGCTGGAGAGCATAGAACCAGACAACTATAGATCAACGCACCAGGCACACAACAATCACTTCTTCAGCCGGCGTCCCTGGCGagcgccggcgtcggccggTGTGGatggcggcgggaggaggtgcGGCGGCGTCCCTGGCGAGCACCGGCGTCGGCCGGTGTGGATGAcgacgggaggaggcggcggcggctccctGGCGAGCACCGGCGGGTGTGGATGGcgacgggaggaggcggcggcggtctgGCTGGCGTCGGGAGGAGACGCCGGCGGGGTGGATGGCGGCGGGGTGCCTGGCCAAACCCTAGAAGTTGGGGGAAGGGGAGAAATGAGCTCGGATGACCCCTCTGATGCAAAGGGAGTGCACGCGCGGGTGCAGTGCGGGGCATCGTACGGGCCAGGCTCAGTTCAGATGCTCACGCTGACCGTTTCTCCTCGGCTTGGCCACCGGATGGTTTGTTGCATGCGGATAGCAACCTGTCCAGGTAACCAAATAAACGTTTTTACGTATCTCTCGTATAAGCCACCTAGGTAAAGGCAATCAAACATACTTAATACTTCAACGGGCATGTCATCAATCAAATTATTATCAGGAAAAATCTCCCCTAACTGCCAGAAACGGTGATCAAACGCCCCTCTGTCATTCTCCCCTCAGGTGTGCCATCGAAACAACGTTGGCTCTCAAGCAGTAGACACAACATAAATTCACTAGCATTGTCTCGCCATCTTAGCGACACGCAACGCCCAACGACGAATACCACCACATTGATTCTACTAACCCTCTCACCTGGAATCGTGCATCGCTGCCGTACATGCACATGACCCTGCAATCCCGTAcgcaaaagagagagaaaaacacaaaCGCATCAGTCAGCTGCGCGTGGCAACGAAAGGGGATTACCGTATAGGCCGCCACCGAAGACGAACATGTGCGTCAGATCCGTCTTCGCGAGCAATCCTGGGGGACGGACAGCGGAGAAGCCAGCAGTAGGGTTTAGGATTTTTGGTAGGATTCTGCGTGCATGCGCGCgcgtgaggagagagaggggagagaagtgATTGTATGATTAGGGAATGGAACGAGGAAAAATGGAGAGAAAGAGGAGTGAGGAAGAGGATGTGGCCTGCTGAGCGATAGAGTGGGTGGAGTGATTGACCACTCACAGGGCGGGATTCGGTGCGGCTGACCTTATTTCTAGCCCTTATGTGGCTCCCGTTTGGTATTCGAAATGTGTGAATCGAAGGGAGTGAGGATTACCTCTGGTGGTGGTTTTGTTTGGGGATGTGTAACATGGCCTTAAAACTTTCTCTCTCGTGCGACTCAGCACAGCCACAGATGATCTCGCGTCTCTTTCCAAATCTCCTGGTCAAATATACTAGTCTTTGTGCAcgtgtaacattttttttccttacgcTTATAAAGTACACGTGCTTTTACGAACATGTTTTCTCGACCGTTAGAAATGTGACATAAAACACGTGCTCTTTTACCGGCATGGTTTAAGTTTCAACGGTTTAATACTAATTCTTCTAAAGTAATAAAAACATTTGGGTTTTAAGTTGAAGTTTGTACTAATATATaacaattataaaattgcATCCTATGTTGACTAATTCAActatttaattattagaaGACCAACCATGACGTTTTTCTGGGCTATATTTGTTAACATGTGAGTTGTGGACTTTAGTATGCAAATCACAGTTAGGTCAATATTCATCCCTACGATCCCTTAAATTAAAGGACAGAAAGAGTATTAGTTTAGGACTAAACCATACTTCATGTTAGAGTTATTGTGAGATAGTACTCGATTATCACGTACTCATCCTCGTCTTTTggattttgcttatgtttataagccaaaattttatttttttaaccataaatttgaggttgattttgaagagttttttcattgtagtttctTTTTCAGCTTGAGCTTTTTAGAGCACTATGaacatatatctaaaagttttactcgcaaattattataaaagttttacaccgtttgtcaatttttaaaaaaacttaaaatatgaCTATACCACTGTTACTATTATCGTAGTTCGGCGAGCCTTCATTTTACTACTTCAAGTTTATTGTTAttcgaaagaaaaaaatatttataaattgccCTTAAGAGCATGTTCAATAGTAGAATCTTAAGCCACGGCAGCAGAAAAAACTCCTTATATAAATGACAGTCTCTCAAATTGActctttataattataaactaattaattcttTGTTTGCATTCCATATGGTCGGCGTACAAAGCAGATTTTCTGGTTGTCTCCTCGTTTTATGCGtcaagagtcgatgttttgctgactccaTGCAACCCAAcacattttctctctcctatcgtCTCTCTTCCACATTAGTGAATATGCATCGATAGATACGGCAATAAGAGTCCTTCGTACGTGTCCCAATTATGCGATAGTGTTTTATTCACAGGATAtttctctttcattttttcctactatttttagttcaaatttgataCAGTATTTCAAGGGGTACGTGCTGCAATTCTTATAAGATTGATCCTGGCTCGTACGTGACTTCAGAATCCTTCATTAATGCAGGGTATTTTTCTTAACACATGAATTATGTTTTCTTGTAGTAGATGTAACCTTATGCCGGTACAGTTGAATTCCGTAGTGCCAATTGAATTCATGGTCCTATCAATCTTAATACCCATTAAGTACGCATAGGGAATTTCATGACATCTACCCAGGCCATGAGTGGTGAAGATAAAGGAAATGAGGAGAGAGTTGCACAAACATTCAGGGGAGCACCGGGCACGCCATCTCATGTGTTTCCCAACTCCCAAGCCATCAAAAGCAGGTTGCATTTGGCTCTAGTCGCTGTACTAATCTAGGTGGTTGAAAGAGTATATTTGAACTCTAGTGAACTTGCTCAGATACATTTGAACTCTAGGGAACTGCTGAAATGCATGTGAACTGTCGATTGAAAGTTTGTTCATTCTCATGGATTATATAAAACTAATAGTTCcttcaattaatcatattgaATATCGGGGTGgagctataaaattagtttgccttgtgaaaaaatattgaatggAGAGAATTATAAGATTTGCTGTATATTGCACTGGCCTATACCTTATAGGATGTGTATATAGCGTACATAAGAGATATATACTTGGAATGCAAGGCAAATATACCGTTGTTTCTCTCTAGAATTTTCTCTTTATCTCTACATATTCTATTGAACTATATTATCtcattattttatctctaattaaCCCCTTAGTCGTAATGGCAGCTAGGCGAACAATTACGGTTGGATTTGAAATCTTGTGTTTCCACCATCTTCTCTTATTTGTTCTACCATCATCAGTTGCATCTCTGATAGAtggtccttttcttttttgttccaCCTATTGGTTTATCTAATCCAACTTTAATTTCTAATCTTAGCCTAATATTGATTACCTTTGctaatgcaaaattaaattgatctACTGGCCTGGTTGAGAAGCCATTGAATTTAAATCGATCTTCTTGCTTTGTtctttcctctcctcttctatGTTCTTTCTTGTCGTAGATGCAGATGATATAGCAGTATGTCTTCTTTCTTTGATCTGGTATCGACGACCTTCAGGTCTATA
This window harbors:
- the LOC102710147 gene encoding protein ROS1A-like, whose amino-acid sequence is MQDFGQWLPQSQITADLYFSSISMPPQLDTSIETQTRTSAVVPSVKESANLFVTHDGTELVEGMNNAAGLTEVIGNSAEPTECIDLNKTPARKPKRKKHRPKVLKDNKPSKTPKSATPIPSNEKVEKPSGKRKYVRKKTSSAGQPPLEETSSSHCRSELKPVRRSLDFGAEVLQESAQSGSQVLVAELSQSIPSTSQRDSQTHLACHVVSSTSSIHTSASQMVNTQLFPSVNMPNGVLLDLNNSTSQLQNHAKFVDSPALLSHSGIRETSGTNSLLEIYAGMSDRNVPDLNSSINLMPSMPTDFAQYLLSSSQASVRETQMANQMLNCQRIPETTITPSPCIESPAFKGHLDHIPHATEAFINGQMPHGYRLAQNSILPPKHIEGHSVTGNLNEFASTNDYLKLNGISQTGAAIGQRNIGDSMHIHAMDTRRECYASSGSRISLGVNLNQQNSGWAYVDAANTVSSQLTYFSEPHKRMRTDYLNNCPTGVVGHLSTSSTHLLNNENANVVSEINSKVFTLAEAQRLIAHEKSRASQRMISFRSSVNDMVNRPEMIQQCCRPTLCGSACRDSIEVPDKQFRLIAEEFTQLPSMPNNLQREKHIPQTGSCQLQSLKHDISKGTNLSRELHEHTTSPQAVTQSSFCVTPPDVLGRSTRGEHLRTPIAPTHTSTCKDTLKTLSCELENSRETISPPVNPIGTSSGNDVPRTGNHQVEVSEETFTAKLPEKRKVGRPRKELKSGEKPKPRGRPRKEKVVGGELASKGNHTNPLQNEDTCSYGPYAGEGSVGRAVNSDSVGESISEAIVPLLNSLDRIIQKIKVLDINKSEDPGITEAHGALVPYNGEFGPIIPFEGKVKRKRSRAKVDLDPVTALMWKLLMGPDMTDSAEGMDKDKEKWLDEERKIFQGRVDSFIARMHLVQGDRRFSPWKGSVVDSVVGVFLTQNVSDHLSSSAFMSLAAKFPVKPEASEKPAHDMSHTFSENGGCSGLFGNSVKLHSEILVEEASNTAGSLITTEDKEGSGSVELLGSSCGNGVDCAAGVYSNTYEKLPAGLHGTRPPAVRTGNGIEVDDGSLEDVVSSQNSAISSQNSPDYLFHMSDHMFLSTLLNFTAEEIGSRNMPKATSISTTYTELLRMQELKNKSNETIEMQNSGSVLNGIQYPSSKYQPLHSSVSYHQNGQVHLPEIHASVLEQSVYTGLNKVLDSNVTQTKYSYYRSPHPGTACKNETKRSDSLSSLLYGIDGSTKTPSPPEATPEYDVISPEIANHCEPLCSETLSFAKEQSSCEKYLSTNDIQAAFVKQHGTSNLHGDYTIVTEQNGGEHSQSGYSQQDDNVVFQSAKTSNLYSSNLCQNQKANSEVLQGVSSSLIDNSKDAKKNSPEVPINGSKAKKPRVGASKKRTYDWDTLRKEVLHSHGNKQRGQHAKDSIDWETIRQSDVKKISETIRERGMNNMLAERIKDFLNRLVRDHGSIDLEWLRYVDSDKAKDYLLSIRGLGLKSVECVRLLTLHHMAFPVDTNVGRICVRLGWVPLQPLPESLQLHLLEMYPMLENIQKYLWPRLCKLDQRTLYELHYQMITFGKVFCTKNKPNCNACPMRAECKHFASAFASARLTLPGPEEKSLVTSGVPIAAETCHQTYISSMPVGQLEYACHNDMNNRQPIIEEPASPEPEHETIEMKEDAIEDSFIDDPEEIPTIKLNFEEFTQNLKSYMQTNNIEIEDADMSKALVAMTPEVASIPTPKLKNVSRLRTEHQVYELPDSHPLLEGFDQREPDDPCPYLLSIWTPGETAQSTDAPKSFCNSQESGELCASDTCFSCNSIREVQAQKVRGTLLVPCRTAMRGSFPLNGTYFQVNEVFADHDTSRNPIDVPRSWIWDLPRRTVYFGTSIPTIFKGLTTEDIQHCFWRGFVCVRGFDKTSRAPRPLYARLHFPASKITRNKKSAGSAPRRDDE